TATCAATTATTATTATGGCAACCTTTGCAGCCGGAGGTTAAAACACGTAGGGTGCGTAAGCTCCGCGCACGCACCATCTAAATAAGCACCATCTAAATAATTATTATTATAATAAATGAGGCAGAGCCTCATCATAGCATTCCAATGCAGAGCATTGGAACAAGGGTTTAAGGAGTTTTTAGGGCTTGAATTTGTTCACGAAATTGATCAATTTTATCGAATAAATCCGATTGATTTATCGTGATTTCTTCCCCTGTTTTTAACCATTTTAACTTAATTGTTTGCTGTTCCGCCTCTGCATCTCCTAATACTAAACAAGCCACAGCACCACTGCGATCTGCCCGTTTAAATTGTTTACCAAAGGCACTTCCACTTAAATCTAACTCCACACTGAAGCCTTGTTGACGCAATTTTTGAGCTAAAATTAACCCTTGAGATTCGGCTAAATTGCCCCTAGAAACAACATAAAAATCCAAGCTAGAACTAGAAAGAGTATTTAACTGTTGTAATAGAATCACTAACCGTTCTAACCCAATTGCCCAACCCACAGCATGGGTTTCTGGGCCCCCTAATTCTTGAACTAAACCATCATAACGACCGCCGCCACAAACCGTCGCTTGGGCTCCTAAATCATCAGAAATAATCTCAAAAGCCGTATGGGTATAATAATCTAATCCTCGCACTAATCGAGGGTTCAAACTGTAGGGAATTTCTAACGCCGTTAATAACTGTTGAACTTGTTCAAAATGAGCGCGAGAATCTTCTCCTAAATACTCTAAAATACTCGGAGCATCTTGAACAATTTCCTGCGTCCGTTGATCTTTACTATCTAAAATTCTTAACGGATTTCGAGATAAACGATCTTGAGAATCTGGATCTAATTCGTCTTTATATTGGGTTAAATAATTGACTAATGCTTGACGATACGCTTGACGATCGGTTGAATTTCCCACAGAATTTAAGTTGAGGTTTAAATTTTTTAATCCTAACTTTTGTAATATATTAGTTGCGATCGCAATCACTTCAACATCAGCCCTTGCATCCCGACTTCCTAACACCTCAACCCCAATTTGATGAAACTGTCGTTGACGTCCGGCTTGGGGTCGTTCATAACGAAACATCGGCCCGGTATACCATAACCGTTGCACTCCTCCCGTGGCGTGAAGCTTATTTTCAATAAAACTCCGAACGACTCCGGCCGTTCCCTCTGGCCGCAGGGTAATTGAACGTTCACCCCGGTCAACAAACGTATACATTTCTTTGCCGACAACATCCGTCGCTTCCCCAATTCCCCGTTCAAATAAAGCCGTTTGTTCAAAAATTGGGGTGCGAATTTCTTGATAATTTGCCTGCAATAAAATATCCCTGGCAACAGACTCCACCCATTGCCAGTATCCAATTTCATCAGGCAGGATATCCCGTGTTCCTCGTAATGCTTTGATCAGTTCCATTTGTTTCTTAATTAATCGTTAGTCCTGTGGCGGATCGATTGTTTCCCAGGCGCCATAACGATCGTTATAATACGCCAAAATTTGATCAATCTGTTGACGAATTGCTGGATCAGAGTCATCATATTCGATCCATAAACTGCCAACTTGACTTTGAGTGTAATCAAATTCTGGCGGGATTTCATCAGGACTAATGCGGGTTGGAATTAACCCCGTGTTCACTCCTTCGACCTGACGCAAATGTGCAGCTACTTCCCGATACACCGTTAAAGGAAGTTTCCGACAGCAAACCTGATAGCGAAGTCGTTGTTTCTGTTCTACACTTTTCATCCAAAATTAACCTGTTTTTCCCCTATTCTACCGAGGAAGATATGGCGACCTCTGTTTCATCTTTAGTGGTCATTAGCGGTAGAGCACAACAGTTAATGTCATCCAGACAAACCTTCCCCCATTGCAACGCCCAACGAACTAAAGCTACTCGGTTATCCGTTGCCGTTTTTGTGAGAATGTTACTGATATGATTATCAACTGTGCGTTTACTAATTTCTAGTTTCTCCGCAATTTCTTGATTTGTTAATCCACTCGCAACTAACTCCACAACTTGCAGTTCTCGTTCTGAGAGTGAAACAGGAGTTCGAGAATCGCTTTGCGTCATATTAGCTTCCAATCTCTGCATAATTACCTATTTATTATTCTAAAGGGAACTTGTCAAAAAATATCCTTTATTCGATCGGGCTTAGGAATTTTTAATCAACTCTGCCTATACAAGACATAACTGGTGTATATCAAATCTAGCAGAAATGCTTATCACTATTTTCTTAATTCTTCCTTAATTTCTGGTTTTGGTGGGCGGTGGGCGGTTGACGGTTGGCTGTTGATGGGCGAGGAGACCTCGCCCCTACCTCCCGCCCCCCCCAGGGCTGTTTCATTCTCAAGACAGATTCCTGTGTGGGACACATCCCCCAACCCCTCTCCTGCAAGGAGAGGGGAGAAGAATTCTTAATATTAAATACCGATCTAGTTTAAAAGTATTAATTACTCCCCCTTCCCTAATAGGGAAGGGGGTTGGGGGGTTAGGTCACAGAGGTTTTTGAGAGAAAATGAAACAGCCCTGGGCTTTTTAAGGGGGATTTAGGGGGATCTGATCTCGGCTGTAATCACGGGTTTTCGGCATTAATTCCCCCAACCCAGAAACCGGGTTTCTGCATAAACTTTGATTTTTAGTGAATAATTTCAAATAGAAACCCGGTTTCTCTATCTCCCACCCCGGTTGAATTGGGTATAATTAAAAAATCTCTCAATCATCAGATGTTATGAATACCCTTAAATACAAGACAACTATTAAAAATGGTAAACTTGATTTACCTTCCCTCGATTTGCCAGAAGGAACTGTTGTTGAGGCAATTTTATTGATTGGGGAATCAACCGAAACCGATGAAACAGATTATCTACTATCTACAGAAGCTAATCGCCATCATCTCAAAGAAGCAGTAGAATCACTTAAACATCCTGAGAACTATATTTATCCTATTGAATAACTAACTGAATTATGAACGAAATTCAAGAATACGATTTGGTTGCTCTAACCGAAGATGCGATCGCTACCCACAAAGTCAACCATCAGCAAATTCTACTCCGTCGAGGGCAAATGGGAACAGTTTTGATGTCTTTTGATCAAAAAGCATTTTTAATTGACTTTACAGATCAAGAAGGCAATACTTTTGCAATGGAAACTATTGAAGCTGTTAAACTTTTACGCCTTATTAATGAACCCGAATTAGTATACAATAGTTAAATCATGATCTTGAATTAACGCAATTGAACCCATGCTCCACAATTTTATCCCCCCAGAACGGTTTTTTCCCTATTTAACCTGGACAGAAATTGAATCAATGGCTGATAAAAGTAATGTGGTTATTTTACAACCCCTGGGAGCCATTGAACAACATGGCCCCCATTTACCGTTAATTGTTGATGCTGCGATCGCAACGGCCGTAACAGGTCAAGCTTTAGCCCAACTTAATGATAACATTCCGGCTTATGCTTTGCCAACAATTTATTATGGAAAATCTAACGAACATTGGCATTTCCCCGGAACAATAACGTTAAGTTCCCAAACCTTAACGGCGCTATTAATGGAATTAGGCGAAAGCATTTATCGGGCGGGATTTAGAAAATTAGCTTTTATTAATGCTCATGGCGGACAACCCCAAATATTAGAGATGGTAGCGCGAGATTTACATCAACAATATGAAGATTTTTCTGTATTTCCTTTATTTGTTTGGCGGGTTGCTAACGTTGCTGGGGAATTATTAACCTCAAAAGAATTAGAGTTAGGAATTCATGCGGGAGATGCTGAAACCAGTTTAATGTTATCTTTACTGCCAGAACAAGTTAAAATGGAGAAAGCGGTTTGTGAATATCCCCAAGGTTTACCGGAAAATAGTTTATTAAGTATGGAAGGAAACTTAGCTTTTGCTTGGGTAATAAAAGATTTAACCCAAAGTGGGGTTTTAGGGGATGCAACGGTAGCAACGAAGGAAAAAGGCGATCGCATTTTAGCTTCTTTAGTTAACAGTTGGGTAAAAGTTATTGAGGATTTATATAAATTTAAACCACCCCAAAGGTTTAGGGATTAATTGAATATTAAGGCAGTGCGAGCGTCCCCGCTCGCTAGTTTCTCTAACAATAACAATAGGTTTGATTTTTATAATAGGTTTGATTTTTATAACCAGCGAGCGAGGACGCTCGCACTACTTTAATTTATATAATTGCACACCAAACTCAAATAAAAATACTATTATTTTAGATAAAAAATAATTTTTAGGGTTATTATCACCGGAATGTCATAAGTTATGGCACAATGTTTTTTACCTCAGATAGTCAGAGCCCTGAAGGGCTCACTACGTCAATAATAGAATTATGATGAATTCATCCTTACAACGAGCATTCAACCAAGGTAACGCCCTGAAAGTAATTAGCGGTTTAACCAATTTTAACGTCGGACGGGTCGCCTCTGTGGTGAAAGCAGCTACTCAAGGCGGCGCAACCTTTGTGGATATTGCAGCCGATCCTAGCTTAGTGCAAATCGTCCGTCAATTAACTTCTCTCCCCATCTGTGTTTCTGCGGTTGAACCTGAAAAATTTCTCCCTTGCGTCGAAGCGGGTGCAGACTTAATTGAAATTGGTAACTTTGATGCGTTCTATGCTCAAGGACGCCGTTTTGAAGCCGCAGAAGTTCTGCAACTGACCCATGAAACTCGCGCGTTATTGCCGCATATTACCCTGTCGGTCACCGTTCCCCATATCCTCGAACTCGACCAACAAGTTGAACTCGCCCTCGAACTCGTGAAAGCGGGTGCAAATATCATCCAAACCGAAGGCGGAACCAGTTCTTCCCCGGTTCATGGTGGCACATTAGGACTCATTGAAAAAGCAGCCCCCACTTTAGCCGCCGCCTCAGAAATTTCTCGCGCCGTTTCGGTTCCGGTGTTATGCGCGTCTGGTATTTCTAATGTTACAGCACCGATGGCCATTGCTGCGGGTGCTGCGGGTGTTGGCGTGGGTTCGGCTATTAACCGCCTTGATAATGAAGTGGCGATGGTAGCGGTCGTTCGGAGTTTAGTTGAAGCCTTAGCAACGGTTCAAGCTAACCGAGTTTACGCTTAAATTGGTAATAGGGAATTACGAATTACGAATTACGAATTACGAATTACGAATTACGAATAGGGAATGGGAAAGAAAGCTTCTATTTTCTGTTTCCTATTCCCTATTCCCTATTGCCTATTGCCTATTCCCTGTTCCCTGTTCCCTGTTCCCTATTATAAATAATTGACAAACCAAGTTAAATAATCTTCAATCAAACTGTAATTGGGAGAATCTTCATCGGATACTTTTAATTCTGCTAAAGGAATTGTGAATTTTCGATTATCGCTGACTCGTTTAACATCAACAATAATTCCTTCCATTTCATCAGTTTTTTCTTGAAATTGTCCTAACACAAAAATATCCGTGTAAGAAGGATTTGTTTTTTTCAATTTTTCATACTCACTAGAACTCCCTGAACCATAAAGATATTCTTCTTCCCAAAGAAATTCCTCTGTTCCTGTTAAATAACAAGGTAATTTAATCTGAGATTTTAAATATTTCAGATATCGATTTAACGTTTTACGAGTTACTTCTAGGTCATCAGTTCCTAGAATTTTTTCCATTTTCGCCTCAAATTCTTCAACATCAAAATCATCATCTTCAAACAAACTGGAAACATTTAAAAATCCCATTGATTCCATTTGTTCAATGAGATTGGTCATAGAATTGAGTAACTCTTCTTTAAAATGCTCTCTTTGCTTATTAACTAAACCCGATACAATTGTTTCATCAATTTGCAGGGGTTTTAAATCCTCTCCTGGGGGTTGTAATTTCTTTTTGTTTTTGTTTTGATACAGTTTAGACATTCCGTTATACCAAGCACAGTAGTTCTTGATCTCAACCCTAGATGATTTTAAATTGATCTTTTTAAGGTTTTGAGTTGTAGAGACGCTTAAAGGCAAATCTCGACCCATTTCGACCTCAAGATTTTTTAATTGGGAAGGGAGTAAAATTTAGTATATCGTGGTACAGGTCTTTTTTGAATTGCCAAGGAAAACAATTATGGTACAAACAGA
This genomic stretch from Planktothrix sp. FACHB-1365 harbors:
- the hisS gene encoding histidine--tRNA ligase, with the protein product MELIKALRGTRDILPDEIGYWQWVESVARDILLQANYQEIRTPIFEQTALFERGIGEATDVVGKEMYTFVDRGERSITLRPEGTAGVVRSFIENKLHATGGVQRLWYTGPMFRYERPQAGRQRQFHQIGVEVLGSRDARADVEVIAIATNILQKLGLKNLNLNLNSVGNSTDRQAYRQALVNYLTQYKDELDPDSQDRLSRNPLRILDSKDQRTQEIVQDAPSILEYLGEDSRAHFEQVQQLLTALEIPYSLNPRLVRGLDYYTHTAFEIISDDLGAQATVCGGGRYDGLVQELGGPETHAVGWAIGLERLVILLQQLNTLSSSSLDFYVVSRGNLAESQGLILAQKLRQQGFSVELDLSGSAFGKQFKRADRSGAVACLVLGDAEAEQQTIKLKWLKTGEEITINQSDLFDKIDQFREQIQALKTP
- a CDS encoding LuxR C-terminal-related transcriptional regulator, with product MTQSDSRTPVSLSERELQVVELVASGLTNQEIAEKLEISKRTVDNHISNILTKTATDNRVALVRWALQWGKVCLDDINCCALPLMTTKDETEVAISSSVE
- a CDS encoding DUF4926 domain-containing protein encodes the protein MNEIQEYDLVALTEDAIATHKVNHQQILLRRGQMGTVLMSFDQKAFLIDFTDQEGNTFAMETIEAVKLLRLINEPELVYNS
- a CDS encoding creatininase family protein; translation: MLHNFIPPERFFPYLTWTEIESMADKSNVVILQPLGAIEQHGPHLPLIVDAAIATAVTGQALAQLNDNIPAYALPTIYYGKSNEHWHFPGTITLSSQTLTALLMELGESIYRAGFRKLAFINAHGGQPQILEMVARDLHQQYEDFSVFPLFVWRVANVAGELLTSKELELGIHAGDAETSLMLSLLPEQVKMEKAVCEYPQGLPENSLLSMEGNLAFAWVIKDLTQSGVLGDATVATKEKGDRILASLVNSWVKVIEDLYKFKPPQRFRD
- a CDS encoding DUF561 domain-containing protein — translated: MMNSSLQRAFNQGNALKVISGLTNFNVGRVASVVKAATQGGATFVDIAADPSLVQIVRQLTSLPICVSAVEPEKFLPCVEAGADLIEIGNFDAFYAQGRRFEAAEVLQLTHETRALLPHITLSVTVPHILELDQQVELALELVKAGANIIQTEGGTSSSPVHGGTLGLIEKAAPTLAAASEISRAVSVPVLCASGISNVTAPMAIAAGAAGVGVGSAINRLDNEVAMVAVVRSLVEALATVQANRVYA
- a CDS encoding calcium-binding protein — translated: MSKLYQNKNKKKLQPPGEDLKPLQIDETIVSGLVNKQREHFKEELLNSMTNLIEQMESMGFLNVSSLFEDDDFDVEEFEAKMEKILGTDDLEVTRKTLNRYLKYLKSQIKLPCYLTGTEEFLWEEEYLYGSGSSSEYEKLKKTNPSYTDIFVLGQFQEKTDEMEGIIVDVKRVSDNRKFTIPLAELKVSDEDSPNYSLIEDYLTWFVNYL